The following coding sequences lie in one Pempheris klunzingeri isolate RE-2024b chromosome 13, fPemKlu1.hap1, whole genome shotgun sequence genomic window:
- the foxa2 gene encoding forkhead box protein A2: MMLGAVKMEGHEHTDWSTYYGEPECYTSVGNMNTGLGMNSMNTYMSMSGMNSTANMTANSMNMSYVNTGMSPSMTGMSPGTGAMNGMGAGMTAMSAALSPSMSPMTAQPASMNALTSYTNMNAMSPIYGQSNINRSRDPKTYRRSYTHAKPPYSYISLITMAIQQSPSKMLTLAEIYQWIMDLFPFYRQNQQRWQNSIRHSLSFNDCFLKVPRSPDKPGKGSFWTLHPDSGNMFENGCYLRRQKRFKCDKKTMKDSGRKGGDGGSSNSSSESCNGNESPHSNSSSSDHKRSLSDMKTSQALSPEHAAASPVSQGQHLMSQHHSVLAHEAHLKPEHHYSFNHPFSINNLMSSEQQHHKMDLKTYEQVMHYSGYGSPMAGALSMGSMAGKPGLDSSSIPDTTYYQGVYSRPIMNSS, from the exons ATGATGCTCGGAGCAGTTAAAATGGAAGGACACGAACACACCGACTGGAGCACCTACTACGGAGAGCCCGAG TGTTACACCTCGGTTGGCAACATGAACACGGGCCTGGGAATGAACTCTATGAATACCTACATGAGCATGTCCGGCATGAACAGCACTGCCAACATGACAGCCAACTCCATGAACATGTCTTACGTCAACACGGGCATGAGCCCCTCCATGACCGGCATGTCACCGGGCACCGGAGCCATGAACGGCATGGGAGCGGGCATGACGGCCATGAGCGCAGCCCTGAGCCCCAGTATGAGTCCCATGACCGCGCAGCCCGCATCCATGAACGCCCTGACATCCTACACCAACATGAACGCCATGAGCCCCATTTACGGACAGTCTAACATCAACAGGTCCAGAGACCCCAAGACCTACCGCAGGAGCTACACGCACGCCAAACCCCCGTATTCCTACATTTCCCTCATCACCATGGCCATCCAGCAGTCTCCCAGCAAGATGCTGACACTGGCCGAGATCTACCAGTGGATAATGGACCTGTTCCCTTTTTACCGACAGAACCAGCAGCGCTGGCAGAACTCCATTCGCCACTCTTTGTCGTTCAATGACTGCTTCCTCAAAGTGCCCAGGTCGCCGGATAAACCCGGGAAAGGCTCCTTTTGGACTCTGCATCCGGACTCCGGGAACATGTTTGAGAACGGCTGCTACCTGAGGAGGCAGAAGCGCTTCAAGTGCGACAAGAAGACCATGAAGGATTCCGGGCGCAAAGGGGGAGACGGCGGCTCCTCCAACAGCAGCTCGGAGAGCTGCAACGGCAACGAGTCCCCGCACTCTAACTCCTCCTCCAGCGACCACAAAAGGTCCCTGTCGGACATGAAGACGAGCCAGGCCCTGAGCCCGGAGCACGCCGCCGCCTCCCCGGTGTCGCAGGGGCAGCACCTCATGTCTCAGCATCACTCGGTCCTTGCGCACGAAGCGCACCTGAAGCCGGAGCACCACTACTCCTTCAACCACCCCTTCTCCATAAATAACCTCATGTCCTcggagcagcagcatcacaaaATGGACCTAAAGACTTACGAGCAGGTGATGCATTACTCTGGCTATGGCTCCCCCATGGCCGGGGCTCTTTCCATGGGCTCCATGGCGGGCAAACCCGGTCTGGATTCTTCATCCATACCTGACACGACTTACTACCAAGGCGTCTATTCCAGGCCAATCATGAACTCCTCATAA